TCGTCAagagatttttctatttaatgaTTTGTCCAATCATCACTTAATAATTTATTCACGATATAGAAAACAATTAAAGGTATCAGCACATGTTGAATAGACCAATTATTTCAACGAAAAAATTTGTGCTCGTGTTCGTGTTCATGATTTATAGAAgggaaatttccaacaaaaagggaaaaaaatacaaCATTTTAATAACCGaactatagaaaaaaaaatgaacatgtgCAGTGAAAACGTCATTGGATGTGTCATGTGACCTACTAGCATAGCCCTTAAACAAATGGTAGAAGTATCAAATATTAATGATTAATTATCTTTCtgtctcattaaaaaaaattaaaatttatttttatttttaatgtcaTATATTAGTGAGGTCCCGAGTAGCAGACCTACAAGGTCGCAAGTACCGGGATTCTTACCGGTCAACGATATTGACGCAATGTcttaactgtttttttttttttttttaattcctctTGTTGTTATCTGAGCTTTAGATCCCATGATTTtctaaattgaaattccaagaaaaatcgaaataattaattcaatCGATATAAATTACATCAAGGAGGATCAATTGAAGAGTATACGCCAACTGAGAGATACTTGCGTCCTCTACTATGGTGATGCAAGGGGCGCAGTTTGCCAACCATTATAAGGGAGACGCGGTTTTCTATTCATAAGCTAATTAGCATGATACATCAGCCAACAATGTCTATTATAtagaaaatctatttctttctcttttcattacACTTTTACTTATAATGCTCATTAAGGCTCCATTTAGAGATCACAGAAGGTATTTGTTAAGATGTCGAAGTAGATTGCACTAACttaccatttttcttctttccaatGCTAATTTCAAAACCggagaaaaaagaatgaagacattGACTACTGTCacaaatgtttagaattcaTAATTACCAGACTtcgcagctttttttttttttttccttatttgctTTTTAAAGGTATTTCATTTGAAATCTTTGGGTCTTTTATCAATCACTTGATGTCcaacttaacaaaaaaaattcaattttcgaaatttgcaattttattccaaGGACTTTTAATCTAAAACTTTTCAACTTTCAGTTAAATATAAAGATACAAGATCGCATTCTCTAACCTCAACCTCAGCAAAGTCAACTTGAGATGTCGCCCTCGACAAAACTAATCTGAATCTTGCAGTTAAGATTACAAGCGGAAAGAAAAGGCATAAAATACTGAAAAAGAACTTGGCAGAACCGCTTAGAATGCCTAGTTGAAACGTAAGAATTCACTTCTGTCGTGTCGAAATCTATACAGATGTGAGGAAGCCATCACACCAGAACCCTCCCCTCTTCAACTCTaaactgaagaaaaaaaaaacagagaagacAAGATGCACAAAACAATCGAAGATTTACACAGAGATTGACGAAGCCAGCATGCCCAAGATCACTCAACAGCAGCAACAGGAGCAGCAGCTGAGAAAAGAgtggaaagaaaagggagataTAAATGTAATGTCATTCGACTTTGCTTAATGTGTTCGTTGTCCATATACCCTTTGAAGGAGGAGCTGTGCCTGAGATCTTTACAACGGCCTGGTGCTTGCGTTGTCGTCGCCTTTTCTTGGTAATTTTATTGTTGTTGCCATTGCTTTCATGGGGAGGGTTGTTTTCGCATTTCGTGACGTCGACCTTTATGATGTGGTGATCCGATGTCCCTTTCGATGACAGGACCGAATACGACCCTGGAATGAACTTGTATGGGCAATCTGGTGACGCCAGTAGGTAGTCCACCCTCGTTCCGTATTTGCACGTCCCTTGCACACCTGCAATAGAATAAACagtttcaaattacatattcaGACAATAATCACTTGAAAAAAAGactttggacttcaatttttaTACCACGGATTTTCACATCAAAGGTTGATATCGACAAAGTGATGACAACAACGGATGTATATATTCAACATGATCATCATGCTTCAAATGTTATGAATTTCCGTCCATTCAAGCCAATCATGTGATCATCGAGCAAGAGGAGCATTGTGCTCAAAAAGCACCTTAGATTAGCCATTTGATagagcgaaaaagaaaaattgaaagatgggAAAGCGAACAAGTGAGTTCTTACTTTGTCCTTTGGCAATGACGACCACGGACTCGCATTCTCCGGCAAAGTCCTTAGCATCTGTGTACTGCTTGCTCTTCAGAAACCTCATGACTTCAACCTTTGGGGTCGGTTTTCCCATCTCTTCATAGTACTGTAACAAACACAGGTGCCCATGATTACAAAATCGCCGTAGCTTAAGCTATTTAGTAATCGAGTTTGACGTGCTAACGAATATCACATCAAACATGACAGAAATGTACATACCTTGACGATGTCGGTCCACCGCTCTTGCGAGTAATCGGTCTCGTCGAGAGAGTTGAGGCCACCAGCCAAGATGTGGGGAGAGTCGCTCGACTGGATGATGGCGCCGACTTGCTTCATCCGCCAGTTCTCGTCGAGATGATCCAGGTGGGTGCACTGGAAGTTCACTTCCCCAACATGGGGCACTTCTATTGTTGCCTTCAGAACATTCCTGTGTAATAAAACATATCGAGTTCACAGCCACTTCGATTCCTGGTCGATTTAATATGTCGATCAATTATATTTCAATccacccttttcttctttttctgaattttcgtGCAACGAAAGCACATAATCCCTTCACTATCTAAGGCGTGGCTTAATTAATCGAACGCAAAAGTCTTGGAAATTGACTCCATGACAAGCAATTGAGTGGTGTCTCAAACTAGTTGATTCTATCTGGTCTGTCTCGCTTGAGAGAAATGTAGTTTTCCTTGAAGACGAGTAGTCCTTGTATATAGTCTTCAGGTCAAGCATCTGATTTGGcaaatacataaaataaagcaaaagcaaaatccTCCCCACGTTACTGTCCTACCTACATACACCTTACCCTGCCCTCATTTAATGTACGCCATAGATCTTATCCTTAGTTTATCTTCCCAACTCCTTATTTAAATACTAAAGAGCAAAAAATATATGTAATTTATCAGGTTCATAAGCATTCTCTTGACTATATCAGCAATTAATACAGAAAGATCTTCAACGCTGACTCTCATCAACCCACTAAATGCAaccagaaatgaaaaaaaaaagaggaatgaaAGAAGTCCAAGACAGTCTTTCCATCACACACACTCGCACGAATTTCGAATAGTTATAACCgaagatattattattattattattattattattattattattattattattattattattattattattgatagaTGACAATTCTCTGGAGAACCCATACCTTAaatcatagaaagaaaaaaatgcgttttttaaaaaatttaatttattttttaattctgaCTGGCATTGCTCACAGCTGGTGCTGGGATCCTTGGCAAGGCCCACCATTGTTGTTGCAGATAGCTTTCCGTAAGTTGTGCAAAGGCAAACAGGCTGTGGAGAAAAGCTTTGggaaattcttgaatttttggtgGTAGGGTTCTCGTGAATAATATTCTAAATTCTTCCCAGATCAGTTCTTGGACAACTCCATTCAGATAATTCCAAATAGAACAGTTTAAAAaaggggagggaaaaaaatacaaaatataaaCCAAGTGACAGCAAGATTTTCATCCACAAATTCTGATGGCTAGGCAAAAGCTtatgtttttgcttttatttttttacatctTGTGAATTTTTATTACATCCACCTTTTCCTTAATTTCAACGAAAATTTCAACTGTCCGAAGTGGTTTGTCCTGTTGTAGATGGTTGCTAAATTAATCTTTCTCAGCCTTGATCTcgaaaaatatcaaatgaatGATCAGCTGAATTCAGCTTCTCCcttattctccatttttctattctttgcaACTTCCAgccacttttgttgacttttcaaccaaCTTTCAGCTGGCTTTCTTCCTTCATACGTATACTTAATTCATAAGCAAGTGTAGTCTAGTGTAGTCtagaattttcacaaaatggatcatattttaacactcctccttgatccatttttgtgATATACCAAGCACGCCTCTCAAAGTCTCAAATTTTGTTGATGGCAATGCTTTGGTGAATATGTCTGCAATTTGATCTTCAGTTTTGCAATACTTCAACTCGATCTCTCCTTTGCTTTGCACTTCACGAATgaagtgatattttatatcaatatgCTTCGTTCTTCCATGAAAGACTGGATTTTTTGATATTGATATCGCGGatttgttgtcacaaaatattGGCGTTGATTCCATTTGTGGTTCTCTAATGTCTTCTAGAATTCTTCGAAGCCATATTGCATGACTGGTAGTTATAGCAGCtgcaacatattctgcttctgcggTAGATTGTGCCACTGAGTCTTGTTTTTTAGATGTCAATGAAAATATTCCAGAACCTAATGTGAATGCATACCCAGTGGTGCTCCTCTTGTCATCAGATGATCCTGCCCAATCGCTATCAGTGTAACCAATCAACTTAGTTGTTGCACTAGGTCGATACCAAATACCATAATCAGTGGTTCCTCGTAAGTATCTTAGAATTCGCTTGGCTgctccaaaatgaatttggctTGGACTCTGCATGAAACGTGATAGTAAACTTGTCGCGTACATAATATCTGGCCTTGTAGCAGTAAGATATAGTATACTCCCAATTAAGCTTCTGTAGAGTGAAGCATCTGCTTTTTCTGCTCCATCTTCTTTCAATAATTTCTCATTCATCACAAGTGGTGTTGCCACTGTTTTGCAATTattcatcttgaatttttcaaggaGCTTCTCTGCatatttcttttgtgaaatgaaaattccttcatcttgattgacttcaataccgaggaaatagttcatcaaGCCCAAGTCTGTCATCTCGaatgtcttcatcatttcttctttaaattctcggatcattgtctcattgttccttgtatatatgagatcatccacatatagaGAGACAATAAGTGTATCAAAATTACCTTGGGTCTTGATGTAGAGTGTTGGCTCACTCACGCTCCTCCTAAATCCTTGCTTGGTGAAGTATTCGTCAATCCTGCTATACCATGCTCGtggtgcttgttttaacccGTAAAGGGCCTTCTTAAGCTTTaagactttttcttcattgcCTTTGACAGTAAAGCCTTCTGGTTGAGctacataaatttcttcttggaggtatccatttagaaatgctgattttacatcaagttgatgaattTTCCACTCTTTTTGAGCTGCTAAAGCAATGAGTCCTTGGATAGTATCAAGGCGAGCAACAGGAGCGAAAGTTTCAGTATAGTCAATACCTGGTTGTTGCAAGTATCCTTTCGctacgagtcttgccttgtgcTTCTGAATTGATCCATCCGCATTAAGCTTTGTCTTGTAGACCCACTTTACGCCTATGATTTCTTTGTCTTCGGGACAATCAACGagctcccaagtttcatttttctcgatcattttaatttcttcctccatggcttttatCCAAACTTCTTCTTTGGAAGCATCTTCATAGTTTTCTGGTTCTAAGGacataaaattgcatgtttcatagACTTTCCTTAGAGACTTTACTCTTAGTATAGGAGACTCAGAAGTAGACTCCTCTTGTGCTGGGCTTGGAGAGGATGGTGGTGTTACTTCTTGGGTGGAGGAATCCGATGTTCTACCTTCTTCTTGAGGTGTTGATTCCTCACGTGCACGAGGTATGTCTAGTAAGTTGACATActtcttctcaatcttctcTTCATCCCAATTCCAAGCCGCATTCTCATCGAACTCAACATCTCGACTGATCATGAGCTTCTtagtttttatgttataaaCTCGATAGCCTTTTGATT
This region of Eucalyptus grandis isolate ANBG69807.140 chromosome 8, ASM1654582v1, whole genome shotgun sequence genomic DNA includes:
- the LOC108954369 gene encoding uncharacterized protein LOC108954369 is translated as MVGLAKDPSTSCEQCQNVLKATIEVPHVGEVNFQCTHLDHLDENWRMKQVGAIIQSSDSPHILAGGLNSLDETDYSQERWTDIVKYYEEMGKPTPKVEVMRFLKSKQYTDAKDFAGECESVVVIAKGQSVQGTCKYGTRVDYLLASPDCPYKFIPGSYSVLSSKGTSDHHIIKVDVTKCENNPPHESNGNNNKITKKRRRQRKHQAVVKISGTAPPSKGIWTTNTLSKVE